In Ovis canadensis isolate MfBH-ARS-UI-01 breed Bighorn chromosome 23, ARS-UI_OviCan_v2, whole genome shotgun sequence, the DNA window GCCACCATGCCGTGTTGCCTTACTCTCTAGATTTCAAACCTAACATTATTCTGTTAATAAACAGGAAGGTCATATGAAATCATTCTGTTTAGCAGTtgattctattttaaataaagctcTAAAAACTTTTTACAATACTCTCTACCTTCCAAGCTGGTTGTAAGCCCTCTGCACAGGTGTGAATTCATTTAATCCAGTCTGGTGAGGGGGGCGCACAGTTGTTATTTCCACtgtctgaagaaggaaatggagacccagagaTGCTGAGTAATCTGATAGAAATTCAGGATGTGGGGCAACACATATGCCAATTATTACAATTCTTTTTAACATTCTAGTCCTGCCACTGCTGTTTGCCTTCGAACAAATGACTCTATCTTTCCAGTTCTTAGTGACCTCATGTATAAATAAAGGAGGGGGGCTGATTCTGTCATCTCTaagatctcttcaacaaacacTGCAAAGTTGACTTTAAAACAGCTTTGTCTGTCCCAGTCTGAAGACTTAAATGCAAAGTCCAGGTTTTAACTGGCTGTGCATTCTGATTCTTCCCTGGATATCCCCAACAGTGGTTTCTGGAAAGGAATGAAGCAGTACGCTAAGAACGTAGACAATATTTTGATGGTCTCTAGAAATGCCAGCTTCAGCCTGGCATATGCCAACATGTACAGATAATCCTCAACACTGTGTAAATCCTGGCTCCACCGTGCACCAGCTGTGTAACCTGGGTGAGTACTCCATCATGCCTTGAGTCTTTCTCTGTAAAGTGGGTATAATAATCCTATCTCCACAGAGCTCAGTGAGGGCTGAGTGGGGAGTTATTGAGATCAATGTCTAGAGTGTGCAGAAGATAACTTGGTCCATAGAAAGTAGTAAGTAAACATTTAACATTATTGGAGAAAATCTCTGCTCCTGTGAACAGGAAGGATCATGTACCACTATGATCATAACTGCAGAGGATTCCTTCTGAGGTCTGATGACAGCCTAGCTCCTCCCAAGATTTGGAAAATTGGGCTCATCCTTTAtttccaggttaaaaaaaaaaaatccatttaaatcGCTCAGTAGTTAAGAGAGATGTGACTTGATACAGAGCTAAATTAGTTTGCTGAAGTTACTCAGTTTCAGAGGGCCTGTATCTAGATCAATGTGAGCTAGAAGTTTTTATATAATCTGATTAATATCATGAGGCAATCAGCGTTGTTAAGTCCAGGCAATTGATGGGACTAAATTTTCTGAAGTTTGTAAGATATGAATGTTCTGCCCACCTCTATGTAGTCAAGCTACGTGGCTATGGGTTTATTATTTGCTAAACATCTGATAGTGTATTTTTTGAGGACTAGGAACAGCATTTTAGAGCACTAGAATGTTTTTCCTTTTAGACAACTCATCAGATTCTCTCAGTATATGAAGCACCCAGTGTGCAAGATAATTGAGAAGAAAAATGAGgagatttttaaatactttggtTAAGGGCTATAAAATAATTGAGACTTGAAATTTAACACTACCTGACGGTATGGTTTTATTTGTCACTCTTACTAGTGGAAACTCACTTTTGCTCTATGGATAAGTCAAATTAATCATCAGCTTTAAAGTGTGTTATGAGCATAATGCAGATTCAATCTGGGAGTAAATTAGGCCCTTTAAAAACTGATCACAGAATGTGACACTAAATGGAGTTGAAGAAGTATTATGTTCACTTGGCAAAGTTGTCTTGTGCAAATATGATAGGATTGTATCCGGGACAAAACAAATACCCTGATTTAAGTAAAGCTTTTAGAGCTGAAGGCAATCATAGAGATTATATCATCCACCAGAGGCCCAGAGGAATTAAGCGATTTGCCTAAGGTTACACAGATAGTAAGCAAACCTTCCAGATTTGAGCCCAGGCTTTCTAGAGCTTAGTGGGAGGGAGGCCCATTCTCCTGCAGCATGCATTCAGACACTGTTATCATGATAACATTCTCAGTAACTACTGTCTTTGAGTACTGCTCTGAACCAAGCTTTCGATCAGGCTCTGTCCACATAACCCCCTTGTCCCACCCCTCATAGCTCTATGTGGAATGGTggtttttagttgctcagtcatgtctgactctgcgaccccatggactacagcccaccaggctcttctctccatgggatcctccaggcaagaatactggagtggcttgccatttccttttccaggggatcttcccaactcagggatccatccctcatctcctgtgtctcctgcactgcaggcagattctttatccattgaGCCATTGGGAAGCCCTTGGTACGTCTAGTTATCCCCCTTTTATAGAGGAGATCACAGCAACCCAACATTTGTGACTTGTTCATGGCTACACAGCCAGCAAATGCCCAAACCTGGGGTCCAGCTTCACCCTTGAATCTGCATTCTGTCTCTGGGACCCACTGTTTCACCCCTGGGGGTCAAGAGGACCTCATCTTTGATAAGATTTTCCTtgaaaatcagtattttaaattcCTGCAATGTTAGCCTCAGCTACCCATAACTAGAGAACCTGTTTCTGAGAAGCTGAAAAAAAGTCATACATGAGGCTCAGCTCATACTCCACGGGAGAGGACATCAGACTGGTATACTAATTACTGTGTTTGTCTACTGGTCTTGAAAACTAACTAATTGACTTTTAATAATATCAAGCATAAACAACCTACCACATTATTAAAACGTGACCTGCTAGCCTTTGTAGGACATGGATTCAAGATCttgaatttaaaagcaaaaatcaaatagTCAATTGCCAAAGGATAGCAGAAGAACATGAAGCCTGGGTGGTCTGTAGATTAATCCTAAAGGTAAACTAGAAGCATTGTTGAAAATTactgtttatttaatatttcatttgaaaGAGACGCTCCCAAACGTTCAATTCTACTCtgtatttaagttaaaaatatgcTTGAAATGACTGAGGATGGCACTGAATCACAGTAGTAGTGTCATAGCAAAATATCTTGGGTTTACCAGCGGAACTGCCCCATGCTTTACATGTGTTAAAGTATTAGTTCTGAGGCAAAATGAGGCACTGTTATGTTTAACTGTTTGTTTGGAaacttgttttattaaaaaaagattttttttcatggtaATGCTATTTTCAGTACAGGTGTGATAATACTCCATAAAGTATTGTGTACTTGATATAGTGAATTGAGGAAGGTAACAGTCCCACTGGATGCTGGCCTCTAATCTCCATGAGATACCCTAGTAGCAAAATGTAAATAcccttttcaaaaataaagaggCCTTTGGGTGGTGGGATGAGCAgacaggggtggggcagggaactGTGATCTCTTCAAACTCATGCTTTTGGCTTTGACTTCACTGAGTAAAATCAGTTCTCAGAGAACTGAGACAAACCCTTCTATGCTCCCCAAAAGCACAGAAGGAAGAAAGCTTGTCATTCACGAGCAGCTAGGGACAAAACCAGCGGCAGAGTACAGGTCAGGGGAATTagagatccaaaaaaaaaaaaaaaaagttggagtaAAGTGCACAGTTACTgccaaaaatatattattttgatcctaagaaaattaagagaattttatCTAAGGAACTACATTGCTGACCTTTTAATACATTTGGTTTTCAGAGAACATACAATCACCATCGGACCTATAAGACTAGTATGCTTTGAAAAAAAAGTTGCTTGGAATTATCTACAGGAATCTCGTGAATGCAATTCAAGGCTAACATTCTGCAGCTCTTTGGGTAGTGGGCGATTTCCGCGGATAAATCCCCTACTTCTGCGGGCATTTCTcctatcttctctctctttcttcctaaaTGCCAGCACTCTCCAGTTCTCTGTCCTCGACCCCTGAGGCGTGAGACCGGGAAATCATGTAGAGTTTCTCCTTGTTTGTAAACTGCCTCTGCACCGGATGGGAGGGCTCGGCCTCAGGGGCCTCCTGGCCGGGATCCTCCGGGGGTCTCTGCTCCGACTCCGGGGCGGTGGCGGCCTCCCCGTCTGGGTTTCCACCGGCCCCGAGGTCCCCCATCGACTCCAGGGAGGTGCCCGTCTCTCGCAGGGGGGTGTAGCCCCTATTGCTGCAGGACGGGTCATCAGACTGGGAACTCGGCGAGTCCGGCCGGGCTGGGGTCTCCGGGGAGGCCGCGAGCTCCGGGAGGCTGGAGTCCAGGTCCGCGCTGCGCGAGGCGGGCAGGGGCTCGGAGGACTGGGCCGCCCGGTAGTCCGGCAGCCCGCTGGTGCTGCGGCGCCGCAGGGCCGCGTGCCTGCCGGTCCTGGGTAGGCGGCCGCCCTGCCCCCTGGCGGTGCGCGCGGCTGCCGGCTCCTCCGGCTCGTGAGGCGCCCAGCGCGCGCCGCCGCGGGCACCGCCCCGGAGGTCGGCGAGGCTCAGGTCGAGCGGGATCTCCCGGGCGCCGCGCTCCCCGGGGGGCCGCTGCCAGCCGTGGCTCGCGGTCCCCGCGTCCCCGTCGCGGTCCCCCGGCAGGGGCAGCAGCGCGAAGGCGCTCAGCGACGAGCCCACGAGGGAGCTGGCAGTGCTCGGGCGCCCCCAGGTTTCAGGGGGGCTGCCGGGCGCCGGGCTGCTGCCGCTGCTCGCGGCCCGGCGACGGCCGGCCATGCCCGGGCGCTCGCGGTAGATGCTGTACACGGCCTCCGCCGGGCTCGGGGACTCCCGCGGGCGGCGCGGGGACGAGGCCAGGTCGGGCGGGGACACGGCGCCTGGGGTCCCCTCGCCACCTCCCCTCCGGGCCGCGGGGTGGGGCCAGGCGCCGCGGGCCAGCATAGCTGCCGCCCCGAAGGCGTCCCCGGCGGCGCCGCCGCGGGTCCCGGGCTTCAGCTCCAGGCCCCGCGACTGCACGTAGCCCAGGAAGCCGTTGAGCGGCGCGGCGCCGGGGGGCGCCGAGGCGGGGCCGGAGGACGAGGCGGCGGCCGCCAGGTCTTTGGCGCGGAGGCTGTGCACGTCGATGACGGTGGAGTAGAGGTCCCGCAGGTTGATGATCTTGGTCTCCTTGTCCCTGTTCTCGTGGAGCACGGCGTTGGCGCAGATGAAGAGGAAGATGCCAATGCCCATGATGAGGGGCCCGAAGACCTTGAGCTTGTCGGAGTGCAGGTAGCCCGAGAAGACGCGGAAGAAGAAGCCCACCGACGTGGAGGACGACGGCGACGGGGCGGGGGACCGCGCTGGGGGAGTGCTCCTGGGCGCGCCCACCGAACTGGCGGTGACACCTTCCGGAGGCCCCGGCTGGGTCCTGGACCGGTTTCTGCTGCCCCCGCTGCTGCTGTTGGTCATGGAGGGGATACGGTAGCCGCTGTCCccgggtggcggcggcggcggcggctgcttaGCCCCCTCCCGGTGGGCTCCGTTGGCCTTGGGCCAGTAGCCCACCACCGCCAGGGCGATGCCCACCAGCAGCACCACGATCCCGCAGAGGGCGATGAGCCCGGAGACGGAGCACAGCTTCAGCTTGCCCTTCACCACCACCACGTCGTTCTTGCGCCTCTTCTTGGCTTTCCGCTTGCGCTTGGGGACCTGGCCCGGGGGCCGGAGGGGGTCCTGCTTCCGGGCGGAGATCCTCAGGAGGCCGCCGGTGGCGATCATAGCGAGCGGTGGAGAGTGGGGCTAACCCGGGGCCGGAGGCCTgtaggggggcgggggggggggcaccAGCTGCCCACTAGccgctcctccacctcctcctgctgCAAAGCAGAGGAAGACAGTCAGAGGGTGTAGGCTTGGCTGCGGCAACATCCCACGAGCTCTGCCATAGTCTGGCTCCAAGATCCCACCACATGTGCGCGCCCCTACCCCACTCCATCCCACATCCCGGGGCCATGACCCGCTAACACGAGTGCCCTACGTGGAGACCAGGGGGTGAGGGCAGTGGATTAGGGACGAGAAGCGCTGTTGCCGTTAACTGACTGATCCGAGAAGGTTAAACACACTTGGAGAGCACGTCTTCTTTTCTCCTCCATCCCCCAAACACTGTAGGTACTATTCCAGCAGGGCTCAATTCAAAAGCTCCAGGCTGACAGCCAACGGAGTTCTGACCATGAGTGAAAACTAACGTGGGACTCAGCGCTCGTGGGCACGGGCTCTCCTGGTCTCCCAAGGGGGGCGCCCCAGACTTCCAAGTCTCTTAACTGAAAGGAGGGTCTGTTTGTCTGTGGGGCCTTCAAAGTCCCTGAAACAGTCACAAAAGTTACCGATTCATAAAGACAAAAGGAAGTCCTTTCACTGGACAGAAGTGAAAAGTCATATCCTGGCAGACGGTTTATTTACCTCATGTAATTAATAAACAGTTCACGGCTGGGGGAACACCGGAGAGCTATGTTCAGTACTCCGACCATGAATCCCTCCACCACCTTGTCTCCAAGCCATCATTGTTCTCAAGCAAGCTGATCCTTCTCACAGCCCCTTCCCTCATCTCTTTCCTGCAACATCTGGACAGCTTCTTGGGGTGGAATATTTAGTTTTAGGTAACAGGTTATGTAACTGCGCTCTTCTCTCTGGCCTCTTCTCCTCCCTCAGAAGAACTCCCTTAAAGGTATCAAGTGCTAGAGCCCATCAGGGCATTTAAGCAGTCCTCCCAGAATCTTTCTCTCATGTGGGAAAAttccaatcttaaaaaaaaaaagagagagagagagacctgccATCATAGCTTTCTGACCCCTTATTAATGTGCCAACAGTACATTCTGAAGAATCCAAATATTCAAATGAGGAGGCAGTTAACTAGGTACAGCAGTCTACATAATAACGATGGCTTGTAGGATCTCCCAAGGGAGAGCTGTTCCCATGTTTTTCTCATGAGGTCATTTTTAGGAAAGGAGGGGGGACAACAATCAGTGGACTATGTTACATGAAGTTTAGTGGTTTATAATAAAGCCTGGGTAGATAAACGGCACAGATGCAACTCTGTGGATATCTGTCAGCTTCGAAAAATTTCAGTCCTGCTGGATCCCCAGAGTAACACATATTTTGTTCCACTGGTTGTGTTCCCTCCTATCATAGAGATGCTAAAATTAAGGGCATTGTTTGAAATCGAAAGGCTTAGATATCACTCACAAGCCTTTGGAATTATAcctttataaaataattcatgttTTAGAATAAACTGCCCTTTGAAAATGGGGGGTTGCTCAGGTAGAATTTTGCTTTTAGTTGGTGCCTGGGTGAACAGCTTTGCCCGTTGAGCCCCTCTATCATACCAAGACAGGAGCATTTCTCCActgatggaaaagcaaatggcaacccactatttACAATGCTTGTAAATCAATATCTCCTTGGAACTTGGTTGGCTTTCAGTAAGCAGGAATTCGAGGTGGGCTAGAGAGGGGTTAAACACTGGGCAGGTGAGAGAGGGCTTAGTGGAGAGAATACATTTACAAAccctttgaattttgtttttaagtaggAGCTGCACCAATAAGCagagattgggggggggggggaacaaaaacaaaacagaaaccagaGTAGCTTACTGTCCATTCTTCCCCCTAAATAAGCACATTTATTATGTAGTTGTAACTGCAAAGACTGCTTTTTTAAGTGATACCCAAACTCCAGCATCTTTAATGTAATGATCTGGAGATGAGTGATTGTCTTAA includes these proteins:
- the TMEM200C gene encoding transmembrane protein 200C, whose amino-acid sequence is MIATGGLLRISARKQDPLRPPGQVPKRKRKAKKRRKNDVVVVKGKLKLCSVSGLIALCGIVVLLVGIALAVVGYWPKANGAHREGAKQPPPPPPPGDSGYRIPSMTNSSSGGSRNRSRTQPGPPEGVTASSVGAPRSTPPARSPAPSPSSSTSVGFFFRVFSGYLHSDKLKVFGPLIMGIGIFLFICANAVLHENRDKETKIINLRDLYSTVIDVHSLRAKDLAAAASSSGPASAPPGAAPLNGFLGYVQSRGLELKPGTRGGAAGDAFGAAAMLARGAWPHPAARRGGGEGTPGAVSPPDLASSPRRPRESPSPAEAVYSIYRERPGMAGRRRAASSGSSPAPGSPPETWGRPSTASSLVGSSLSAFALLPLPGDRDGDAGTASHGWQRPPGERGAREIPLDLSLADLRGGARGGARWAPHEPEEPAAARTARGQGGRLPRTGRHAALRRRSTSGLPDYRAAQSSEPLPASRSADLDSSLPELAASPETPARPDSPSSQSDDPSCSNRGYTPLRETGTSLESMGDLGAGGNPDGEAATAPESEQRPPEDPGQEAPEAEPSHPVQRQFTNKEKLYMISRSHASGVEDRELESAGI